Proteins from a single region of Nomascus leucogenys isolate Asia chromosome 2, Asia_NLE_v1, whole genome shotgun sequence:
- the MT4 gene encoding metallothionein-4, with protein sequence MDPRECVCMSGGICMCGDNCKCTTCNCKTCRKSCCPCCPPGCAKCARGCICKGGSDKCSCCP encoded by the exons ATGGACCCCAGGGAATGTGTCTGCATGTCTG GAGGAATATGCATGTGTGGAGACAACTGCAAATGCACAACCTGCAACTGTAAAACGTGTCGGAAGA GCTGCTGTCCCTGCTGCCCCCCGGGCTGTGCCAAATGTGCCCGGGGCTGCATCTGCAAAGGAGGCTCAGACAAGTGCAGCTGCTGCCCATGA